A section of the Telopea speciosissima isolate NSW1024214 ecotype Mountain lineage unplaced genomic scaffold, Tspe_v1 Tspe_v1.0037, whole genome shotgun sequence genome encodes:
- the LOC122647381 gene encoding uncharacterized protein LOC122647381 gives MIALHCDGSLTADRATYGGFIRDDTGAAILAYAGKGDDDSILGMELLAILRGVTLCLQHDFRRASIRSDSKLAVDILNGTICCPWSMHVLKRRISSLLEQLQRKEIRHVWSEVNQPADFIAAFDAGDGESILLPSDFPPELVEMIRDDADRKTYFRPPCQ, from the coding sequence atgATTGCCCTACATTGTGATGGTTCTTTGACGGCCGATAGGGCTACTTATGGTGGGTTCATTCGTGATGACACAGGGGCTGCTATATTGGCCTATGCTGGAAAGGGTGATGATGACTCTATTCTTGGTATGGAGCTCCTTGCCATTTTACGGGGGGTGACCTTGTGTCTTCAACACGATTTTCGTCGGGCTTCCATTAGATCTGATTCTAAGCTTGCGGTAGACATCTTGAATGGTACCATATGCTGCCCGTGGAGCATGCATGTTTTAAAAAGGCGTATTTCTTCACTCCTTGAGCAATTGCAACGTAAAGAGATTCGACATGTTTGGAGCGAGGTTAACCAACCTGCAGATTTTATTGCAGCCTTTGATGCTGGAGATGGGGAATCAATCCTCCTCCCCTCGGATTTCCCACCGGAGTTAGTGGAGATGATTAGGGATGATGCAGATCGGAAAACCTACTTTAGGCCCCCTTGTCAGTGA